In Lactobacillus sp. PV012, one genomic interval encodes:
- a CDS encoding YibE/F family protein, whose translation MSTLFALIVLLAILMAIIGGEVGIRSFFSILINILLLVIIAILIATGLNIIILTLIFIPLKLATIIFVGTGNKKVGWTSFISSLIIACIVILIIIAGQYFAQAAGMNIEANDVLIGQSQQPGLSYPLISVTVAIFSALGAIAEAAVAITAGLLELKNNNSTLSTYTLKQSGFSIGRDIIGTSLNTITYGIFGSLLPLILWFYPLHYSIGEIINDKLVINNLLIMFYSLIGVILVVPLSIYLVTHPIPIFKKSK comes from the coding sequence ATGAGTACTCTTTTTGCATTAATTGTTTTACTGGCAATTTTAATGGCAATAATTGGTGGTGAAGTAGGAATCAGAAGTTTCTTTAGTATTTTAATTAACATTCTTTTATTAGTGATTATTGCTATCTTAATTGCGACTGGCTTAAATATCATTATCCTAACTCTGATATTTATTCCGCTAAAACTAGCTACAATAATTTTTGTAGGAACAGGAAATAAAAAGGTCGGGTGGACTTCTTTTATAAGTTCGCTAATTATTGCTTGTATTGTTATCTTAATTATCATTGCAGGCCAATATTTTGCTCAAGCAGCTGGTATGAACATTGAAGCAAATGATGTTCTTATTGGACAATCCCAACAACCTGGCCTTAGTTATCCATTAATTTCTGTTACTGTTGCAATTTTTTCAGCATTAGGAGCAATTGCAGAAGCAGCTGTCGCTATTACGGCTGGACTTTTAGAGCTTAAAAATAATAATTCTACTCTTTCTACTTACACCTTAAAACAAAGTGGATTTTCAATTGGACGTGATATTATCGGGACTTCTCTCAATACCATTACGTATGGAATATTTGGAAGTTTACTCCCTCTAATTCTTTGGTTCTACCCTCTTCATTACTCCATCGGCGAAATTATTAATGACAAACTAGTGATCAATAATCTTTTAATCATGTTTTACTCACTAATAGGAGTGATTTTAGTTGTTCCATTATCTATTTACCTTGTAACACATCCAATTCCTATTTTCAAAAAGTCAAAATAA
- a CDS encoding YibE/F family protein gives MNLRIWAALCVLIGGIILTWITYNSTSLYHHEDIAVIQKNNFSDTLSHKTKDIYQNHDQVRLQKFDIKILSGKNSGKVYRLTNTYSPSQLLTQKYRPNDRLLIKFVRHRSTISTIKRDWILVALGTLTLCSIILIAGKHVWALLASMTISWGIFFALISLDIQTHSFHNILLYGAGTIILSFLALLIVQGFNKKMLVTWLSTLIGLFASFFLCYLVMKLTGNSQMMYDNSDFSNQDLQGVFLAQTLLSVLGAVLDESTDIVSSLSELIIHNPTITQKEILKSGQALGKEIMGPLINVLLLIFIASELPLLILYLRDNSNIVDSFNYSLTLGLTQTMVAAIGIVLTVASATGCSLLFFKKEDKK, from the coding sequence ATCAATCTTCGCATATGGGCTGCCTTATGTGTTTTAATTGGCGGCATTATTTTAACCTGGATAACTTACAATTCAACCTCTCTTTACCATCACGAAGACATCGCTGTAATTCAAAAGAATAATTTTTCTGATACTCTTTCTCATAAAACAAAAGATATCTACCAAAATCATGATCAAGTTCGGTTGCAAAAATTCGATATTAAAATTCTATCTGGTAAAAACTCAGGTAAAGTTTACCGCCTTACTAATACCTACTCGCCTTCTCAACTCCTAACTCAAAAATATCGACCTAATGATCGCTTATTAATAAAATTTGTTCGCCATCGGTCTACAATTTCGACTATTAAACGTGATTGGATCTTAGTAGCATTAGGTACTTTAACGCTTTGCTCAATAATTTTAATAGCTGGGAAACACGTCTGGGCTCTCCTTGCTTCTATGACAATCAGTTGGGGGATATTTTTTGCCTTAATTAGCTTAGACATCCAAACTCATTCTTTTCATAATATTCTTCTTTACGGGGCCGGAACAATTATTTTATCATTTTTAGCCTTATTAATTGTACAAGGATTTAATAAAAAAATGCTTGTTACTTGGCTCTCTACTCTAATTGGACTCTTTGCTTCATTTTTCCTTTGTTACTTAGTAATGAAACTAACGGGAAATTCTCAAATGATGTATGATAATTCTGATTTTTCTAATCAAGATTTACAAGGTGTGTTCCTCGCCCAAACACTTCTCAGTGTCTTAGGAGCAGTCTTAGACGAATCAACTGACATTGTATCAAGTTTAAGCGAATTAATTATTCACAATCCTACAATAACTCAAAAAGAAATTTTAAAAAGTGGCCAAGCTCTAGGAAAAGAAATTATGGGTCCTTTAATTAACGTTTTATTACTAATTTTCATAGCTAGTGAACTTCCTTTATTGATACTTTATCTTAGAGATAACAGCAATATTGTAGATAGTTTCAATTATTCTTTGACTCTTGGTCTTACACAAACAATGGTAGCCGCAATTGGAATTGTTTTAACTGTTGCTAGTGCTACAGGATGTAGCCTACTCTTTTTTAAGAAGGAGGATAAAAAATGA